One part of the Methylobacterium terrae genome encodes these proteins:
- a CDS encoding transporter, producing MGKYWLAAGAAALSLGVSANAAFAQTTTVPGEQVGLAIGAPLPEGVYAINTFTYRSPDGPNLTSTDTAVNVPVLVWSTPWKVLGARFEAVVAPPTVFTFSRAAGGRDTSINVGTFLGGIFAWDLGNNIGVSYLAGVYLNELNAGRGGGLSILASNTYRQGFGISYTGDGWNVTANLTYNFYDTPARFGGRNGIPGFYGSQFPTDALNLDLTATKKFGKFEIGAIGYGTANLPNRGPLPLGAPCNGNFASCGTVVGGGGGRFALGGLVGYDFGKFSVQAWVARDVATSVKQISPVSGLPTNRDAYSTEGWFRVIAPLYTVAAAPEPVPVPLVRKY from the coding sequence ATGGGCAAGTATTGGCTGGCCGCGGGGGCGGCTGCCCTGTCGCTGGGCGTTTCGGCGAATGCCGCCTTCGCGCAGACCACGACGGTGCCGGGCGAGCAGGTCGGCCTCGCGATCGGCGCGCCGCTGCCGGAGGGTGTCTACGCGATCAACACCTTCACCTATCGCAGCCCCGACGGCCCGAACCTCACCTCCACCGACACCGCGGTCAACGTCCCGGTCCTGGTCTGGTCGACCCCCTGGAAGGTCCTCGGCGCGCGCTTCGAGGCCGTGGTCGCCCCGCCGACGGTCTTCACCTTCTCCCGCGCCGCCGGCGGCCGCGACACCAGCATCAATGTCGGCACCTTCCTGGGCGGCATCTTCGCCTGGGACCTGGGCAACAACATCGGCGTCAGCTACCTCGCCGGCGTTTACCTCAACGAGCTGAATGCCGGCCGCGGCGGCGGTCTCTCGATCCTGGCCTCCAACACCTACCGCCAGGGCTTCGGCATCAGCTACACCGGCGACGGCTGGAACGTCACCGCCAACCTCACCTACAACTTCTACGACACGCCGGCCCGCTTCGGCGGCCGCAACGGCATCCCGGGCTTCTACGGCAGCCAGTTCCCGACCGACGCCCTCAACCTCGACCTGACCGCGACCAAGAAGTTCGGCAAGTTCGAGATCGGCGCCATCGGCTACGGCACCGCCAACCTCCCGAATCGCGGCCCCCTCCCCCTGGGCGCGCCCTGCAACGGCAACTTCGCCAGCTGCGGCACGGTGGTGGGCGGCGGCGGCGGGCGCTTCGCCCTCGGCGGCCTCGTCGGCTACGATTTCGGCAAGTTCTCGGTCCAGGCCTGGGTCGCCCGCGACGTCGCGACCTCCGTGAAGCAGATCTCGCCGGTCTCCGGCCTGCCGACCAACCGCGACGCCTACTCGACCGAGGGCTGGTTCCGCGTCATCGCCCCGCTCTACACCGTCGCGGCCGCGCCCGAGCCGGTGCCGGTTCCGCTCGTGCGCAAGTACTGA
- a CDS encoding S1C family serine protease, whose product MAAPGDWKIPSAVQPRPAAYSYDLDQTLTAVVALSSRVPDGAYTAEILGTERAGNGVVIGEDGLVLTIGYLITEAESVWLTAHDGRTAPGHVVGYDAATGFGLVQALDRLDLPHLPLGSADGLRIGDRLVMAGAGGRSRAVAAEMVARQEFAGYWEYLLDDAIFTAPSHPHWGGAALIGPAGELTGIGSLQLQQGGRDNRAINMAVPIDLLKPILHDLTTLGRVSGPPRPWLGLYATEMDDQVVVMGLSPRAPAETADLRAGDILMAVGQTEVNDLAGFLRAVWALGPAGVAVPLTVHRDGRTLSIPVASADRSSFLVAPRLH is encoded by the coding sequence ATGGCGGCGCCCGGCGACTGGAAGATCCCCTCCGCGGTGCAGCCCCGCCCGGCCGCCTATTCCTACGACCTCGACCAGACCCTCACCGCCGTCGTCGCCCTGTCCTCGCGGGTGCCCGACGGCGCCTACACCGCCGAGATCCTCGGGACCGAGCGCGCCGGCAACGGCGTCGTCATCGGCGAGGACGGGCTGGTGCTCACCATCGGCTACCTCATCACCGAGGCCGAGAGCGTCTGGCTCACCGCCCATGACGGGCGCACGGCGCCGGGCCACGTGGTCGGCTACGACGCCGCCACCGGCTTCGGCCTGGTCCAGGCCTTGGACCGCCTCGACCTGCCGCACCTCCCCCTCGGCAGCGCCGACGGCCTGCGCATCGGCGACCGGCTGGTGATGGCGGGCGCCGGCGGCCGCTCCCGCGCCGTCGCCGCCGAGATGGTGGCCCGGCAGGAATTCGCCGGATACTGGGAGTACCTCCTCGACGACGCGATCTTCACCGCGCCCTCGCACCCGCACTGGGGCGGCGCGGCGCTGATAGGGCCGGCCGGCGAACTGACGGGCATCGGCTCGCTGCAACTGCAGCAGGGCGGCCGTGACAACCGTGCCATCAACATGGCGGTGCCGATCGACCTCCTGAAGCCGATCCTCCACGACCTGACCACGCTGGGCCGGGTCTCCGGCCCGCCCCGGCCCTGGCTCGGCCTCTACGCCACCGAGATGGACGACCAGGTGGTGGTGATGGGCCTCTCGCCCCGCGCGCCCGCCGAGACCGCCGACCTGCGTGCCGGCGACATCCTGATGGCCGTGGGCCAGACCGAGGTGAACGACCTCGCGGGCTTCCTGCGCGCCGTGTGGGCCCTCGGCCCCGCCGGGGTCGCCGTGCCGCTGACCGTGCATCGCGACGGGCGGACGCTCAGCATCCCGGTCGCCTCGGCGGATCGGTCGAGCTTCCTGGTCGCGCCGCGCCTGCACTGA